The following is a genomic window from Bacillus sp. V2I10.
AGAAGCTGGACAATTGTCTGAAAAAGTCCGTCGGAACCCATACAGCATCATCCTGCTTGATGAAATTGAAAAAGCTCATCCTGATGTCCAGCACATGTTCCTTCAAGTGATGGAAGATGGCAGACTGACAGACAGCCAGGGCAGAACGGTCAGCTTTAAAGATACTGTCATCATCATGACAAGCAACGCCGGCATCGGCCATAAGAAAGTAACAGTCGGATTCGGAAGCAATGATGCCTTAAACGAAAGTTCTTTATTAGGCTCTCTGGGCTCATTCTTCAAACCGGAGTTTCTGAACCGTTTTGACAGCATCATTGAATTCAAATCACTTGAAAAACCGCATCTGCTTGAAATCGTCGATATTATGCTGGATGATTTGAAAGCCACATTGGCAGAACAAAAAATAACACTAATCATTACAGATGAGGCGAAAGAAAAAATTGCCGAACTCGGCTATCACCCTGCATTCGGTGCACGTCCGCTCCGCAGAGTGATTCAAGAGCATGTAGAAGATTCTATTGCTGACATCTTGCTTGACGGCAATGAGATCATAGAACTAGTTGTAGAGATTACGAATGATGAAATTTCTGTAAATGCTAAATAAAATGGAAAGAGTGCTGATTCAATGGAATTCAGCACTCTTTTTTTGCAATAATTTTATATGGATAAACTGGATGTCTGTACTCAAACTCAGCCTCATCCTCGACTTCAAGAACAATCGGGTGAATCTCTGAACCTCTTTGTGTCGGGTACCAGTGCCTGCCATCCTTCACCACAACGACAGAACCATCACCATTTCCGAAAAAAGCGAACGAGTCAGATTCAGCTCCATATTGATTAGTCAAAAAAGCTAATTCCCGCCGCATTTCATCAACATTTTCGCACGGCAGCCCAACTTCAAATGCATCATGCCAGTCTAATTGATGATCTGGAACCTCCGTCCTTTCAAGCATTTCAAGCACATTTCCTTCAGGATCATGAAAATATGCCTGTTTTCCTTTCCAGTATAAGTTCACTTCGCCTTCTTCGTTTTTCAGCAGAAGACTCTCTAATTCTTTAAACATGACGTCAAAAAACGATTTATTCGTTCTGAAGCATAAGTGATAATAGGTGCGGTTTTCTGCTTTAATAAAGGTTAAGCTGCTTAAACCGGCTTTCACGGTAAAACGATCCTTTTTTTCATCTGTCAATTTCATCTTTAAAATAACCGTGTAGAATGTTTTCATTTCTTCAAGATGCTTGCACTCTAACTGCACATGCACAAATTTCATTTCCATTTCCCCTCTCTTTTCTTTATTTTAAAAGAAGTGCCAAAGTTTGAATTCATTCTTTATACTGATCTTTTGTCCGACTAACAGATGAAAAAACCGCCAGCATATGCTGACGGCATTTTCATTACAGGTTTTTGTCATCCACGTTCTCAAGCCACTCTCGAATGTCGCCTGTGACCGATTGTACACATCCATCTTCAAAAGGTGAGATCAGGTTCGCAGTCTTTACTAATTCCAGGAATGATCGGCTTCCACCCTGTTTGCAAAGATGAAGATAATCCGCCCATGCCTGTTCTTTATTTTCATGCATTTTTTTCCAGAACTGCAGCGCACAAATCTGAGCAAGTGTGTAGTCAATATAATAGAAAGGAGAATTAAAGATATGTCCCTGACGCTGCCAGAATCCGCCTTCTTCTAAAAATTCGTTATCCTCGTAATTGCGGTGCGGCAAGTATTTCCGTTCAATCTCTCTCCATGCCTGTTTGCGCTCCTTCGGAGTGGCATCCGGATTTTCATAGATGAAATGCTGGAACTCATCGACGGTTACACCGTACGGCAAAAATAACAGCGCTCCGCTTAAATGGCTGAATTTATACTTTTCCGTATCTTCCTTAAAGAAGGTTTCCATCCAAGGCCAAGTGAAAAACTCCATGCTCATGGAATGAATTTCACAAGCCTCATGTGTTGGGAAGTGGTATTCAGATAAATTGAAATGACGGCTCATATAGACCTGGAATGCGTGTCCTGCTTCATGTGTCAAAACATCAATATCTCCGCTTGTACCGTTAAAGTTCGCGAAGATATATGGAGCTTTGTAATCTTCAATATATGTGCAGTATCCGCCGCCTGCCTTTCCTTTTTGCGCAAGCAGATCCATCAGATTCCGTTCAATCATAAAATCAAAGAATTCATTTGTTTCTCTCGACAGCTCTTCATACATCTTTTTCCCATTCTCGATAATCCACTCTGCATCCCCTTTAGGAGTAGCATTTCCAGTTGTAAATTGAAGCTTTTCATCCGGGAAAGCAAGAGTATCAAGCCCTAAACGTTCTTGCTGGCGTTCTCTTAATCGAGATGCCATTGGCACGATGTATTCCTTGATCTGATCACGGAAGTTCTTCGCCATGTCTGCATCAAAATCAATACGCTGCATTCTTTCGTAGCCCAGCTCCACAAAATTCGCAAAGCCTAATTTCTTTGCAATGAGTGTCCGGACTTTTACGAGCTTGTCAAAAATCTCATCGAATTTTTCTCCATTTTCAGCATAAAAGCCGAAATATGCGTCTGATGCACGTTTTCTCTTGTCGCGCTCTTTTGATTCAAGCAGCGGTTCAAGCTGTGCAAGTGTGTATTCTTTTCCGTCAAACTCAATTTTTGCAGAGGCAACAAGCTTCGTATACTCTGTCACGAGTTTGTTTTCTTTTTGCAGATCTTCAAGTACTTCAGGGGAAAATGTTTTCATCTGGGCGTCAGCAAGGGCAAAAATCTGTTTCCCGTATTTCTCTTCCAATTCATTGCGGAAATTTGAGCTGACAAGCGCTTTGTAAAACTCCGTATCCATTGCTTTAATATGCGGTTCAAGCTCATCAAGATAGTCCTGCTCTTCCTTGTAAAACTCATCATTTGTATCAATTGTATGGCGGATGTAGCAAAGGTTGAAGGCTGTAGAAAGATTGCCGCGAATGACATTCAGCTGATCAAGCGCCTCTTCCTGCTTTTCTAAGCTTTCTGCCTGCTTGAACAATTCAAGAGCCTCATGGAATGTTGCTTCAACTTCTTCCTT
Proteins encoded in this region:
- a CDS encoding M3 family oligoendopeptidase; translation: MKFQEYDYKRPGKEEVEATFHEALELFKQAESLEKQEEALDQLNVIRGNLSTAFNLCYIRHTIDTNDEFYKEEQDYLDELEPHIKAMDTEFYKALVSSNFRNELEEKYGKQIFALADAQMKTFSPEVLEDLQKENKLVTEYTKLVASAKIEFDGKEYTLAQLEPLLESKERDKRKRASDAYFGFYAENGEKFDEIFDKLVKVRTLIAKKLGFANFVELGYERMQRIDFDADMAKNFRDQIKEYIVPMASRLRERQQERLGLDTLAFPDEKLQFTTGNATPKGDAEWIIENGKKMYEELSRETNEFFDFMIERNLMDLLAQKGKAGGGYCTYIEDYKAPYIFANFNGTSGDIDVLTHEAGHAFQVYMSRHFNLSEYHFPTHEACEIHSMSMEFFTWPWMETFFKEDTEKYKFSHLSGALLFLPYGVTVDEFQHFIYENPDATPKERKQAWREIERKYLPHRNYEDNEFLEEGGFWQRQGHIFNSPFYYIDYTLAQICALQFWKKMHENKEQAWADYLHLCKQGGSRSFLELVKTANLISPFEDGCVQSVTGDIREWLENVDDKNL
- a CDS encoding VOC family protein, which translates into the protein MKFVHVQLECKHLEEMKTFYTVILKMKLTDEKKDRFTVKAGLSSLTFIKAENRTYYHLCFRTNKSFFDVMFKELESLLLKNEEGEVNLYWKGKQAYFHDPEGNVLEMLERTEVPDHQLDWHDAFEVGLPCENVDEMRRELAFLTNQYGAESDSFAFFGNGDGSVVVVKDGRHWYPTQRGSEIHPIVLEVEDEAEFEYRHPVYPYKIIAKKEC